In Terriglobales bacterium, a single genomic region encodes these proteins:
- the rpsT gene encoding 30S ribosomal protein S20, with translation MANHFSALKRARQTEKRTAHNRANSSTLRTQIRGLREVLAGKDKAAAETKFRETVALIDKAIQKGVIHKNTAARYKSRLSARLKKMA, from the coding sequence ATGGCCAATCATTTTTCGGCGCTGAAACGCGCCCGACAGACAGAAAAACGCACCGCCCATAACCGCGCGAATAGCAGCACGCTGCGCACACAGATCCGCGGCCTTCGTGAAGTTTTGGCCGGCAAAGATAAAGCCGCAGCCGAAACCAAATTCCGCGAGACGGTCGCGCTCATTGACAAGGCAATCCAGAAGGGCGTAATCCACAAGAACACTGCTGCCCGTTATAAGTCCCGTTTGTCGGCCCGCTTGAAGAAAATGGCATAG
- the holA gene encoding DNA polymerase III subunit delta codes for MPRSGFSQTERFEAEVSTRKLNPAYILVGDEAFFRRRCRDAILEHLVPPELREFSLYEFDLAETDLGEILDRARTPSLMAPFQVFFIRGVKALYGRGSHKEDFDAIERYVKNPNPDALLILIADHLSIPADVRRMDMQDKERFERIRETLGEFCGIVELARVEEGDAVRWTVESAAAQDVKIDSDAARELVDALGGDMTMISGELEKLILYTGERKKISLGDVETMVLAAKQRSLYELTDAISSKDRARALNILDAILSTGDGEEASIGHLYMLARTFRQMLVILEKNVRDSRTIWQALWQGFRVPPFAADDIIRQARRYKSRREITRALRLIARADLALRSSPPSKRLVLENLILDLASEPKVLPPAWQQEELPV; via the coding sequence TTGCCGCGCTCCGGATTCAGCCAAACCGAACGCTTTGAAGCCGAAGTTTCGACGCGCAAGCTGAATCCTGCGTATATTCTGGTTGGCGACGAGGCCTTTTTCCGCCGCCGCTGCCGCGACGCCATCCTCGAGCACCTTGTTCCTCCCGAGCTTCGCGAATTCAGCCTTTATGAGTTTGATCTCGCCGAAACCGATCTGGGAGAAATTCTTGATCGCGCGCGCACCCCTTCACTGATGGCCCCATTCCAGGTGTTTTTTATTCGCGGTGTCAAAGCTCTTTATGGGCGCGGCAGCCACAAGGAAGATTTTGACGCGATTGAGCGCTATGTGAAAAACCCCAATCCCGATGCACTGCTCATTCTGATTGCCGATCACCTCAGCATTCCCGCCGATGTGCGCCGCATGGATATGCAGGATAAAGAGCGCTTCGAGCGCATCCGCGAGACCTTGGGGGAATTCTGCGGCATCGTTGAGCTGGCGCGCGTAGAAGAAGGCGATGCCGTGCGTTGGACGGTGGAGAGCGCCGCGGCCCAGGATGTCAAAATTGATTCCGACGCCGCTCGCGAACTGGTAGACGCTCTCGGCGGCGACATGACGATGATCTCTGGCGAGCTGGAAAAATTGATCTTGTATACCGGCGAGAGAAAGAAGATTTCGCTGGGCGATGTTGAGACCATGGTGCTTGCCGCCAAGCAGCGTTCTCTCTATGAGCTGACTGATGCCATCAGCTCCAAAGACCGGGCGCGTGCGTTGAACATCCTGGATGCCATTCTTAGCACGGGCGACGGCGAAGAAGCTTCCATCGGGCATCTTTACATGCTGGCGCGCACCTTCCGGCAGATGCTGGTCATCCTGGAAAAAAATGTGCGCGATTCGCGCACCATCTGGCAGGCCCTGTGGCAGGGCTTTCGTGTTCCGCCCTTTGCCGCGGATGACATCATCCGCCAGGCCCGCCGCTATAAATCCCGCCGCGAAATTACCCGCGCACTCCGCCTCATCGCCCGTGCCGATCTGGCTCTGCGCAGCAGCCCTCCCAGCAAGCGTCTGGTTCTGGAAAATCTGATTCTGGATTTGGCTTCGGAGCCAAAGGTACTGCCTCCCGCCTGGCAGCAGGAAGAGCTTCCGGTATAG